The Plasmodium relictum strain SGS1 genome assembly, chromosome: 9 genome window below encodes:
- a CDS encoding major facilitator superfamily protein, putative, translating into MNDNLKKKLKINKGNVYSSLIKDNVDDFITREEYYNSKSSNTFNVNIDECSEDIKNDLKKEINKESHKKNYEYRSDENYENIKELISKESKHNSYIKKKNFLNIIKKDDLILKSNEFNEYNSIGDKNESIKKKKKKNSKVFPNFVKKNYISVSSIKNNKYNQNIKVHRLVKKSKSSEFINNGNTSIEKDKNISEKENTNIKLSIFDMSDNNYSDNTYCSNNNYYKNNNIINNGNNDRYDNKYSHKKKKFNKMFATKNMNNFEYVMHEDTENNLNNDEMNSKQNEKNNLSYIKDFNEQNGNTYILNNININDLHNSNVNERNEILGIYVNNYNGKSKIDLINNFLKKKKKKKKHKKKNSSCEIVDNNYKENYSYILCNTKKEKRHMNKNINSLLHENKNDRKNSFNNNLKYQIINSAKKIRYVSKSNEKEEKKKKKKISMSILKSINNSEDLFKWRNKYHTIKALALDEKKNKKLLVFAFVIFLFLNVFINYDSGILPISLNKITDDFDLSITLQGLLGSMPYIGLTIASFFLATILQKYDQKKIILKSMLLNTINILLSFFCTNKFFFIFLRFIYGITHSVLIIYFPVWTHEYAPSLNLTFWLGLIHISTIIGITVGYLCTGLLIFFNFSWMYSLLIQAFFLILFSILLFTIPKKFINISNISKNHKLNNISKYSIFNNNDNDTTTDIYDNDTIIIYVSKNNSDFNSLYNEQNINFSENVNYEKSIMNNQKLNYLKRVYYKIKKTYFFSSIVAIFKCPLYIWLVFSLCNLFFVVIGIFFWSTNFFINYLNIGSLEAMFYFIGTSLTAPVIGILIGSKIVDKFIGGYKEYKNRLRTLYFCIFNSFLTFLLALMICIFDNYKFTLMFTWIILLFGAMLLPPITGIILSTVKSEIRSFASAFSMFLYNIFGYALGTFFPGFIVDFFRVSEVVSIKVVYLWSFFGLINLCIATLFAKKKEIY; encoded by the exons atgaatgataatttaaaaaaaaaattgaagataAATAAAGGTAATGTTTATTCAAGTTTAATAAAAGACAATGTAGACGATTTTATTACTAGAGAAGAATATTATAACAGTAAATCATCAAACACTTTTAATGTGAATATTGATGAATGTTCTgaagatattaaaaatgatttaaaaaaggaaataaataaagaatcccataaaaaaaattacgaATATAGATCAGatgaaaattatgaaaatataaaagaattaatttcAAAAGAAAGTAAACATAatagttatataaaaaaaaaaaattttcttaatataataaagaaggatgatttaattttaaaaagtaatgAATTCAACGAGTACAATAGCATAGgtgataaaaatgaaagcattaaaaaaaaaaaaaaaaaaaattcgaaAGTTTTTCcaaattttgtaaaaaaaaattatatatctgTGTCAagcataaaaaataacaaatataACCAAAACATTAAAGTACATAGACTTGtgaaaaaaagtaaaagttCAGAATTCATTAATAATGGAAATACAAGtatagaaaaagataaaaacaTATCTGAGaaagaaaatacaaatataaagCTTTCTATATTTGATATGAGTGATAACAATTATAGCGATAACACTTACtgtagtaataataattattataaaaataataatattattaataacgGTAATAATGATCGTtatgataataaatatagtcataaaaaaaaaaaatttaacaaaatGTTTGCtacaaaaaatatgaataattttgAATATGTAATGCATGAAGATacagaaaataatttaaataatgacgAAATGAATAGCAAAcagaatgaaaaaaataatttaagttaTATTAAAGATTTTAATGAGCAAAATGGTAATACAtacatattaaataatatcaatataaatgatttacATAATAGTAATGTAAATGAAAGAAATGAAATTCTTGgcatatatgtaaataattataatggaAAATCGAAAAtagatttaataaataactttttaaaaaagaaaaaaaaaaaaaaaaagcataaaaaaaaaaatagtagcTGTGAGATTGTTGataataattacaaagaaaattataGTTACATTCTCTGTAATactaaaaaagagaaaagacacatgaataaaaatataaattcattattacatgaaaataaaaatgataggAAGAAtagttttaataataatttaaaatatcaaataataaatagtGCAAAAAAAATACGATATGTAAGTAAAAGCAATgaaaaggaagaaaaaaaaaaaaagaaaaaaatatcgatgagtattttaaaaagtataaataacAGTGaagatttatttaaatggAGGAATAAATATCATACTATAAAAGCATTAGCtttagatgaaaaaaaaaataagaaactTCTTGTTTTTGCATTTGtcattttcttatttttaaatgtttttattaattatgatAGTGGTATATTACCAATATccttaaataaaattactgATGATTTTGATTTAAGTATAACATTACAGGGTTTATTAGGTTCTATGCCTTATATAGGATTAACCATAGcaagtttttttttagcaactatattacaaaaatatgatcaaaaaaaaattattttaaaatcaaTGCTATTAAATaccataaatatattattaagcTTTTTTTGtactaataaattttttttcatttttttaagatttaTATATGGAATTACACATTctgttttaataatttacttTCCTGTTTGGACTCATGAATATGCACCATCTTTAAATTTAACTTTTTGGTTGGGTCTAATTCATATATCAACAATTATAGGAATAACAGTAGGATATTTATGTACTggattattaattttttttaatttttcatggATGTATTCCCTTTTAATTcaagctttttttttaattcttttttctatacttttatttactataccaaaaaaatttattaacatatctaatatatcaaaaaatcataaattaaacaatatttctaaatatagtattttcaataataatgataatgataCAACTACAGATATATACGATAATgatactattattatttatgtatcaaaaaataatagtgaTTTTAATAGTTTATATAATGAgcaaaatattaatttttcagaAAATGtgaattatgaaaaaagCATAATGAATAATCAGAAATTAAATTACTTAAAAAGAGTTtactataaaataaaaaaaacttacTTTTTTTCATCCATTGTAGCAATATTTaa gtgTCCATTATATATTTGGCTAGTTTTCTCATTATGTaaccttttttttgttgttatcggaatatttttttggtcaactaatttttttattaattatttaaatattggTTCATTAGAAgctatgttttattttattggtACTTCTTTGACCGCCCCAGTTATAg GAATATTAATAGGAAGTAAAATTGTAGATAAATTTATTGGTGGATATAAAGAATACAAAAATAGATTAagaactttatatttttgtattttcaattcttttttaacatttcttttag ctTTGATGATTTGTATTTTTGACAACTATAAATTCACGTTAATGTTTACATGgataattttgttatttggTGCAATGTTATTGCCACCTATAACAg gAATAATATTATCAACTGTTAAATCTGAAATAAGATCTTTTGCCTCAGCCTTTTCGATGTTTTTGTACAATATTTTTGGATATGCATTAG gaACGTTCTTTCCAGGATTCATTGTTGATTTTTTCAGGGTTAGCGAAGTTGTCAGTATCAAg gttGTTTATCTATGGTCATTTTTTGGTTTAATAAACTTATGTATTGCCACTTTATTTgcaaagaaaaaagaaatttattaa